From one Acidibrevibacterium fodinaquatile genomic stretch:
- the glpX gene encoding class II fructose-bisphosphatase → MTRQALHTDRNLALDLIRVTEAAAIACSAWMGRGKKNEADGAAVEAMRRAFDTVPIDGTVVIGEGEMDEAPMLFIGEKVGAGGPAMDIAVDPLEGTNIVAKGAANAIAVVALAEAGNFLHAPDIYMEKIAVGGGLPEGVVDLDAPVAENLRNLARAKQCAIADLVVCILERDRHAELIARCREAGARITLIGDGDVAGVIATTQPESGVDIYMGTGGAPEGVIAAAALRCVGGQMQGRLLYETEAQKARTLAMGVTDPNHKFSAVEMARGDVLFAATGVTSGPMLRGVRRSGTHAVTHSVVMRSKSGTVRYVEAHHNFSTKTWAGN, encoded by the coding sequence ATGACCCGCCAAGCCCTTCATACTGATCGCAATCTCGCTCTCGACCTGATTCGTGTCACCGAGGCGGCGGCCATCGCCTGCTCGGCCTGGATGGGGCGGGGGAAGAAAAACGAGGCCGACGGCGCCGCCGTCGAGGCCATGCGCCGAGCCTTCGATACCGTTCCGATCGATGGCACGGTGGTGATCGGCGAGGGCGAGATGGACGAGGCGCCGATGCTCTTCATCGGCGAAAAAGTCGGCGCTGGCGGGCCGGCGATGGATATCGCCGTCGATCCCCTGGAAGGCACCAACATCGTCGCCAAGGGCGCCGCCAACGCGATCGCCGTCGTCGCGTTGGCCGAGGCCGGGAATTTTCTCCACGCCCCGGACATTTACATGGAAAAGATCGCGGTCGGCGGCGGCCTGCCCGAAGGGGTCGTCGATCTCGATGCGCCGGTCGCGGAAAATCTTCGCAACCTCGCCCGCGCCAAGCAATGCGCGATCGCCGATCTCGTCGTCTGCATCCTCGAGCGCGATCGCCACGCCGAGCTGATCGCCCGCTGCCGCGAGGCCGGAGCGCGCATCACGCTGATCGGGGATGGCGACGTCGCCGGTGTGATCGCGACCACGCAGCCGGAAAGCGGGGTCGATATCTATATGGGCACCGGCGGCGCGCCGGAGGGCGTGATCGCGGCGGCGGCGCTGCGCTGCGTCGGTGGGCAGATGCAAGGGCGCCTGCTCTATGAGACCGAGGCGCAGAAGGCGCGCACCCTCGCCATGGGTGTTACCGATCCCAATCACAAATTCAGCGCCGTTGAGATGGCGCGCGGTGACGTCCTGTTCGCCGCGACCGGCGTCACCAGCGGGCCGATGCTGCGCGGGGTACGGCGTTCCGGCACGCACGCGGTGACCCATTCGGTGGTGATGCGCAGCAAATCGGGCACGGTCCGCTATGTCGAGGCGCATCACAATTTCTCCACCAAGACCTGGGCGGGGAATTGA
- a CDS encoding LL-diaminopimelate aminotransferase, translated as MPEEFHRIRRLPPYVFAEVNQAKARARAAGEDIIDLGMGNPDGPTPPHIVAKLVEAVQDPRTHRYSTSKGIPGLRRALAGYYYRRFGVGLDPETEIIATLGSKEGLANLAAAITSPGDTILVPNPSYPIHQFGFIIAGASVRSVPATPDEEMLRALDRAVRHSVPKPTALIVNYPSNPTAMVADLDFYREIVAFARRHEIFVLSDLAYAEIYFGDRIPPSILEVPGAKDIAVEFTSLSKTYSMPGWRMGFAAGNARLISALARMKSYLDYGAFTPIQVAATAALNGPQDCVADLRRLYKERRDVIVRGLNAAGWEVPSPEASMFAWAPIPPRYAHLGSVGFSKLLLARAKVAVAPGIGFGEYGDTHVRIALVENTHRLRQAVRNVRAFLQAGSNEAVPSLSAADA; from the coding sequence ATGCCCGAGGAATTCCACCGTATCCGCCGCCTGCCGCCTTATGTGTTCGCCGAGGTCAACCAGGCCAAGGCCCGCGCCCGCGCCGCCGGCGAGGACATCATCGATCTCGGCATGGGTAACCCGGATGGGCCGACGCCGCCGCATATCGTCGCCAAGCTCGTCGAAGCGGTGCAGGATCCGCGCACCCATCGCTATTCGACGAGTAAGGGCATCCCCGGCCTTCGCCGCGCGCTCGCCGGCTACTATTATCGTCGCTTCGGCGTCGGCCTCGACCCCGAGACCGAGATCATCGCGACGCTGGGCTCAAAAGAGGGCCTCGCCAACCTCGCCGCGGCGATCACCAGCCCCGGCGATACCATTCTTGTCCCCAACCCCTCTTACCCGATCCACCAGTTCGGCTTCATCATCGCCGGCGCCTCGGTGCGCTCCGTCCCCGCAACCCCCGATGAGGAGATGCTGCGGGCGCTCGACCGCGCCGTCCGCCACTCGGTGCCGAAGCCAACGGCGCTGATCGTCAACTACCCCTCCAACCCGACGGCGATGGTCGCCGATCTCGATTTCTATCGCGAAATCGTCGCTTTCGCCCGCCGCCACGAGATTTTCGTGCTGTCCGATCTCGCTTACGCAGAGATCTATTTCGGCGATCGGATTCCGCCCTCGATCCTCGAAGTGCCGGGGGCGAAGGACATCGCGGTCGAGTTCACCAGCCTCTCGAAAACCTATTCCATGCCGGGCTGGCGCATGGGGTTCGCGGCCGGCAATGCGCGGCTGATCAGCGCGCTCGCACGCATGAAATCCTATCTCGATTATGGTGCTTTCACCCCGATCCAGGTCGCGGCGACGGCGGCGTTGAACGGGCCGCAGGACTGCGTCGCCGATCTTCGTCGCCTCTACAAAGAGCGGCGCGACGTGATCGTGCGGGGCCTCAACGCTGCCGGCTGGGAGGTGCCGAGCCCCGAGGCCTCGATGTTCGCCTGGGCGCCGATCCCGCCGCGCTATGCCCATCTCGGCTCGGTCGGCTTCAGCAAGCTTTTGCTCGCCCGCGCCAAGGTCGCGGTCGCGCCGGGGATCGGCTTTGGCGAGTATGGTGACACCCATGTCCGCATCGCGCTGGTCGAGAACACGCATCGCCTCCGCCAAGCGGTGCGCAATGTCCGCGCGTTTCTTCAGGCCGGCTCGAACGAGGCCGTCCCCTCGCTCAGCGCGGCCGACGCATGA
- a CDS encoding homoserine dehydrogenase — translation MSRPLSVALAGLGTVGVGVLHLLRENADLIAGRAGRPIAVTAVSARDRGRDRGLTLAGLRWYDEPEALADDPEADVIVEVIGGAEGPARALVERALAAGKPVVTANKALIAVHGAALAARAEASGAALAFEAAVAGGIPVIKVLREGLAANRLSRISGILNGTCNFILTVMRERGREFAEVLAEAQKLGYAEADPAFDIDGIDAAHKLAILTALAFGRPVDFAAVHVEGIRAISALDIALAGELGYRIKLLGIARRTAAGIEARVHPAMVPAAAPIARVDGVFNAVVAEGDFVGRVMLEGRGAGAGPTASAVVADLIDIARGRVTPVWGAANGALAALPSVGIEAHQGAYYLRLMVVDRPGVIADVTAILRDLGVSLESMLQRGRAPGEAVPVVLVTHETSEIAMRQAITRIAALDVAVERPALIRIEPA, via the coding sequence ATGAGCCGGCCGCTTTCGGTCGCCCTTGCCGGGCTCGGCACCGTCGGTGTCGGCGTGTTGCATCTCTTGCGCGAGAATGCCGATCTCATCGCCGGCCGCGCCGGGCGCCCGATCGCCGTCACCGCGGTCTCCGCGCGTGATCGCGGGCGCGACCGCGGCCTGACGCTGGCCGGGCTGCGCTGGTATGACGAGCCCGAGGCGCTCGCCGACGATCCCGAGGCCGATGTCATCGTCGAGGTGATCGGCGGCGCCGAGGGGCCGGCGCGCGCCCTCGTCGAGCGGGCGCTCGCCGCCGGCAAGCCGGTGGTGACCGCAAACAAGGCGCTGATCGCGGTCCACGGCGCGGCGCTGGCCGCCCGCGCCGAAGCGTCCGGCGCCGCGCTCGCGTTCGAGGCGGCGGTCGCGGGCGGGATTCCGGTGATCAAGGTGCTGCGCGAAGGGCTCGCCGCCAATCGTTTGTCGCGGATCAGCGGCATCCTGAACGGCACCTGCAATTTCATCCTGACGGTGATGCGTGAGCGCGGCCGCGAATTCGCCGAAGTCCTCGCCGAGGCGCAGAAGCTCGGTTACGCCGAAGCCGATCCCGCTTTCGACATCGACGGCATCGACGCCGCCCACAAGCTCGCCATCCTCACCGCCCTCGCCTTCGGCCGCCCGGTCGATTTCGCCGCCGTCCATGTCGAAGGCATCCGCGCGATTTCGGCGCTCGATATCGCGCTTGCCGGCGAACTCGGCTACCGCATCAAGCTGCTCGGCATCGCCCGCCGCACGGCTGCCGGGATCGAGGCGCGGGTCCACCCGGCGATGGTGCCGGCCGCCGCCCCGATCGCCCGCGTCGATGGCGTGTTCAACGCCGTCGTCGCCGAGGGTGATTTCGTCGGCCGGGTGATGCTCGAGGGCCGCGGCGCCGGCGCCGGCCCGACCGCCTCGGCCGTCGTCGCCGATCTCATCGACATCGCGCGCGGCCGGGTGACCCCGGTTTGGGGCGCGGCCAACGGCGCGCTCGCAGCATTGCCCTCGGTCGGGATCGAGGCGCATCAGGGGGCCTATTATCTCCGGCTGATGGTCGTCGATCGGCCGGGGGTGATCGCCGATGTCACCGCAATCTTGCGCGATCTCGGAGTCTCGCTCGAATCGATGCTCCAGCGCGGCCGCGCGCCGGGCGAGGCGGTGCCGGTGGTGCTGGTCACGCACGAGACCAGCGAAATCGCGATGCGCCAGGCCATTACCCGCATCGCCGCCCTCGACGTCGCGGTGGAGCGGCCGGCGCTGATCCGCATCGAGCCGGCCTGA